A window from Actinomycetospora corticicola encodes these proteins:
- a CDS encoding TIGR02611 family protein: protein MTQDQGTTSARPTETAPSGPTEPPSRRRLHGLRVRVRAFRMTVRARPHWNRAWRCGIGFIGAVVLIVGIIAIPYPGPGWLIVFTGLGILSTEFEWAGRVLRFARRYYDRWVAWVKRQNTAVQLLLALATGVVVLATLWLLDALWIVARIVGLGHWTWLHSPIMA from the coding sequence ATGACCCAGGACCAGGGCACCACCTCCGCACGACCGACCGAGACCGCACCGTCCGGGCCGACCGAGCCGCCGTCGAGAAGGCGCCTGCACGGCCTGCGGGTCCGCGTGCGGGCCTTCCGCATGACGGTGCGTGCCCGCCCGCACTGGAACCGCGCCTGGCGCTGCGGCATCGGCTTCATCGGCGCCGTGGTGCTGATCGTGGGCATCATCGCGATCCCGTACCCCGGCCCCGGATGGCTGATCGTGTTCACGGGGCTCGGGATCCTGTCCACCGAGTTCGAGTGGGCCGGCCGCGTCCTGCGCTTCGCCCGCCGCTACTACGACCGGTGGGTGGCGTGGGTGAAGCGGCAGAACACGGCGGTGCAGCTGCTGTTGGCGCTGGCCACGGGCGTGGTCGTGCTGGCGACGCTCTGGCTGCTCGACGCCCTGTGGATCGTCGCCCGGATCGTCGGGCTCGGACACTGGACCTGGCTGCACAGCCCGATCATGGCGTGA
- a CDS encoding anti-sigma factor domain-containing protein translates to MRGTPDGHPELAVAWALHALDPQDDAEFAEHLAACEACRRIVAETEGVGALLGAASEPAEPPPSLRARILEAAEAEAAPDDSGASLSSRGTDAPSSNVVPLRRRRRIVAGLAVAAAAALVVVIGGLVNANRDLAQERDAAAAQADRGRQVVELVDAAARPGTPHAVLASTGGGFVGLVVDRGAGPEFLATGLPPNDGAHTYVLWGLAGGRPVGLQAFDMSGSGPVTASVPSMSADRRFAGFAVSYEPGRTVPATPTQVVASGQLAG, encoded by the coding sequence ATGAGAGGCACACCCGACGGTCACCCCGAGCTCGCCGTCGCCTGGGCCCTGCACGCCCTCGACCCGCAGGACGACGCGGAGTTCGCCGAGCACCTCGCCGCGTGCGAGGCGTGCCGACGGATCGTGGCGGAGACCGAGGGGGTCGGGGCGCTGCTGGGCGCCGCGTCCGAGCCGGCGGAGCCGCCGCCGTCGCTGCGCGCCCGGATCCTCGAGGCGGCGGAGGCCGAAGCCGCCCCTGATGACAGCGGAGCGTCGCTGTCGTCCCGTGGCACCGACGCCCCGTCGTCGAACGTCGTCCCGCTGCGCCGTCGCCGACGGATCGTGGCCGGACTCGCGGTGGCGGCCGCGGCCGCGCTCGTCGTCGTGATCGGCGGTCTGGTGAACGCCAACCGCGATCTCGCGCAGGAACGGGACGCGGCGGCCGCGCAGGCCGACCGGGGCCGGCAGGTCGTGGAGCTCGTCGACGCGGCGGCGCGGCCGGGGACGCCGCACGCGGTGCTGGCGTCGACCGGCGGTGGCTTCGTGGGGCTGGTCGTGGACCGGGGCGCGGGCCCGGAGTTCCTCGCGACCGGGCTGCCGCCGAACGACGGCGCGCACACCTACGTCCTGTGGGGCCTCGCGGGCGGGCGACCGGTCGGGCTGCAGGCGTTCGACATGTCCGGTTCGGGGCCCGTGACGGCTTCCGTACCCTCGATGTCGGCGGATCGTCGTTTCGCCGGGTTCGCGGTCTCCTACGAGCCCGGGCGGACGGTGCCCGCCACGCCGACGCAGGTCGTCGCGAGCGGTCAGCTGGCGGGCTGA
- a CDS encoding sigma-70 family RNA polymerase sigma factor: protein MSDEAVADTTLLRAVAERAPRALDAFYDRFSRRAYALARRICVDESLAEDVVQEVFLHVWRHPERFDAARGSVATWLMTMVHHRAVDAVRREATRRKYTVPPVEDGDDRGGQDGLPAGPGADEAALERVVAGQVREALGRLPAEQREALALAYFGGFTQREVASIADVPLGTVKSRMFTAIRSLRGMLDGQVEREEGPA, encoded by the coding sequence GTGTCCGACGAGGCCGTGGCGGACACCACACTGCTGCGGGCCGTGGCCGAACGGGCCCCTCGTGCGCTCGACGCGTTCTACGACCGCTTCTCCCGGCGGGCCTACGCCCTCGCCCGGCGCATCTGCGTGGACGAGTCCCTGGCCGAGGACGTCGTGCAGGAGGTCTTCCTCCACGTCTGGCGTCATCCCGAGCGCTTCGACGCCGCGCGCGGGAGCGTCGCGACCTGGCTCATGACGATGGTCCACCACCGGGCGGTCGACGCCGTCCGGCGCGAGGCGACCCGTCGCAAGTACACCGTCCCCCCGGTGGAGGACGGTGACGACCGGGGCGGTCAGGACGGCCTGCCCGCCGGGCCGGGCGCCGACGAGGCCGCGCTGGAGCGGGTCGTCGCCGGCCAGGTCCGGGAGGCGCTGGGTCGGCTGCCCGCCGAGCAGCGGGAGGCCCTCGCGCTCGCCTACTTCGGCGGTTTCACGCAGCGGGAGGTCGCGAGCATCGCGGACGTCCCGTTGGGCACGGTGAAATCGCGCATGTTCACCGCGATTCGGTCGCTGCGGGGGATGCTGGACGGACAGGTCGAGCGGGAGGAGGGGCCGGCATGA
- a CDS encoding SsgA family sporulation/cell division regulator, with protein MHNDHVTIRSTAVFDLIGPPNPPVPVQVELRYDTRDPYAVQAAFRTGRAGWVEWVFSRDLLTEGLIDAAGDGDVRIRPSEGESVEIELSSPSGHATFRALTREVSEFLQRTHEVIEPGSEDDWLDLEHALGLLLSTDPS; from the coding sequence ATGCACAACGACCACGTGACGATCCGGTCCACGGCGGTGTTCGACCTCATCGGTCCCCCGAATCCGCCCGTGCCGGTCCAGGTCGAACTCCGGTACGACACCCGCGACCCCTATGCGGTGCAGGCCGCCTTCCGGACCGGTCGCGCCGGCTGGGTCGAGTGGGTCTTCTCCCGCGACCTCCTCACCGAGGGACTGATCGACGCCGCCGGTGACGGCGACGTCCGCATCCGCCCCTCCGAGGGCGAGTCGGTCGAGATCGAGCTCTCCTCCCCCTCCGGGCACGCGACCTTCCGGGCGCTCACCCGGGAGGTCTCGGAGTTCCTCCAGCGCACCCACGAGGTGATCGAGCCGGGCTCCGAGGACGACTGGCTGGACCTCGAGCACGCCCTGGGCCTGCTGCTCTCCACCGACCCGAGCTGA
- a CDS encoding OsmC family protein: MAHEYRLTVSWSDDPGTVDYRSYTRNHTVTAAGKPTLDGSADRAFRGDASRWNPEDLLVAALSECHLLSFLHVAAEAGVVVTAYTDRAVGRMTRDDDGGWSFEQVVLHPEVTTTGPPADLDTLHHAAHEACFIARSVAFPVTIEAGPPGGAQYPEDPPASP; this comes from the coding sequence GTGGCGCACGAGTACCGGCTGACGGTGTCCTGGTCGGACGACCCGGGCACCGTCGACTACCGGTCCTACACGCGGAACCACACCGTCACGGCGGCGGGGAAGCCGACGCTCGACGGCTCGGCCGACCGCGCCTTCCGCGGCGACGCCTCCCGCTGGAATCCCGAGGACCTGCTGGTGGCGGCGCTGTCCGAGTGCCACCTGCTCAGCTTCCTGCACGTCGCCGCCGAGGCCGGCGTCGTCGTCACCGCCTACACCGACCGTGCGGTGGGGCGGATGACGCGCGACGACGACGGCGGGTGGTCCTTCGAACAGGTCGTCCTCCACCCGGAGGTCACGACGACGGGTCCGCCGGCCGACCTGGACACGCTCCACCACGCTGCGCACGAGGCCTGCTTCATCGCGCGCAGCGTGGCGTTCCCGGTGACCATCGAGGCCGGCCCGCCGGGCGGGGCTCAGTACCCGGAGGACCCGCCAGCGTCGCCGTAG
- a CDS encoding alpha/beta fold hydrolase: MLAHSRSGSGEPLFLVHGITHRRQGWDPVLPLLEREHEVIAIDLPGHGESADVDPGFDGSARPLVEAVEGLADDLGIDRPHIAGNSLGGLIALEMAARGSVRSATALSPAGFWSPVGRAWAKALLGGASKVLQSWSRERLDSVLSTPAGRYALLSALVAHPGRDHYAGMGDDLQGLARPREGFATMLAALDTWTAPRRADVPTMVGWGSRDFLLPRAQVRRLRRVLPDARVVVLPGCGHVPMADDPELTAELILGTARLSRV; this comes from the coding sequence ATGCTCGCCCACAGCCGGTCCGGGAGCGGGGAACCGTTGTTCCTGGTCCACGGGATCACACACCGCCGCCAGGGCTGGGACCCGGTGCTCCCGCTCCTGGAGCGCGAGCACGAGGTGATCGCGATCGACCTCCCCGGCCACGGGGAGTCCGCCGACGTCGATCCCGGGTTCGACGGGTCGGCCCGGCCGCTGGTCGAGGCGGTCGAGGGCCTGGCCGACGATCTGGGGATCGACCGCCCGCACATCGCCGGCAACTCGCTGGGCGGCCTGATCGCCCTCGAGATGGCGGCGCGGGGCAGCGTGCGGTCGGCGACCGCACTCTCGCCCGCCGGGTTCTGGTCGCCGGTCGGGCGGGCCTGGGCGAAGGCGCTCCTGGGTGGCGCGTCGAAGGTGCTGCAGAGCTGGTCGCGCGAGCGGCTCGACTCGGTGCTCTCGACCCCCGCGGGGCGGTACGCCCTGCTCAGCGCGCTGGTCGCCCACCCCGGGCGGGACCACTACGCCGGGATGGGGGACGACCTGCAGGGTCTCGCCCGTCCGCGCGAGGGGTTCGCGACGATGCTCGCCGCGCTCGACACCTGGACCGCGCCGCGCCGGGCGGACGTGCCGACGATGGTCGGCTGGGGGTCCCGGGACTTCCTGCTCCCGCGCGCCCAGGTCCGCCGCCTGCGCCGGGTGCTGCCCGACGCCCGCGTCGTGGTGCTGCCGGGGTGCGGGCACGTCCCGATGGCGGACGACCCGGAGCTCACCGCGGAGCTGATCCTCGGCACCGCGCGACTCTCCCGGGTCTGA
- a CDS encoding NADPH:quinone oxidoreductase family protein: MRAVQVSKLEGPEALEVVEIDEPVAGPDQVLIDVEAAGVVFPDLLQTRGEYQMRPELPFVLGSEVAGTVRTAPEGSGFAPGDRVAALCVVGAFAETVVAPVDQTFPLPDGVSFDVGAGLPMNYLTAEFVVATRGRLADGDTVLVHGAAGGVGIACIQFAKARGATVIAVVSTDGKAEVARAAGADHAVLVTDAEGTGFKDAVLALTDKRGVDVIVDPVGGDRFTDSLRSLARGGRLVVVGFTGGEIPTVKVNRLLLRNTEVVGAGWGEWAWNNPGYMRRQWDDLTADIAAGRLAPPISGVYPLAEAAAAVGELAERRVTGKVVIHTRE; encoded by the coding sequence ATGCGCGCAGTGCAGGTGAGCAAGCTCGAAGGGCCGGAGGCGCTCGAGGTCGTCGAGATCGACGAGCCGGTCGCCGGCCCCGACCAGGTCCTGATCGACGTCGAGGCGGCGGGTGTGGTGTTCCCCGACCTGCTGCAGACCCGGGGCGAGTACCAGATGCGGCCCGAGCTGCCGTTCGTCCTCGGGTCCGAGGTGGCGGGCACCGTACGCACCGCGCCCGAGGGCTCCGGGTTCGCGCCCGGGGACCGGGTCGCCGCGCTGTGCGTGGTCGGCGCGTTCGCCGAGACCGTCGTCGCCCCGGTCGACCAGACGTTCCCGCTGCCCGACGGCGTCTCGTTCGACGTCGGCGCCGGGCTGCCGATGAACTACCTGACCGCCGAGTTCGTCGTCGCCACCCGCGGCCGGCTGGCCGACGGCGACACCGTGCTGGTGCACGGCGCGGCCGGCGGCGTCGGAATCGCCTGCATCCAGTTCGCGAAGGCCCGCGGCGCGACGGTGATCGCGGTGGTCTCGACCGACGGCAAGGCCGAGGTCGCGCGGGCGGCCGGCGCCGATCACGCCGTGCTGGTCACCGACGCCGAGGGCACCGGCTTCAAGGACGCGGTGCTGGCGCTCACCGACAAGCGGGGCGTCGACGTCATCGTCGACCCCGTCGGCGGGGACCGGTTCACCGACTCGCTGCGGTCGCTCGCGCGCGGGGGACGGCTCGTCGTCGTGGGCTTCACCGGCGGCGAGATCCCGACCGTGAAGGTCAACCGGCTGCTCCTGCGCAACACCGAGGTCGTCGGCGCGGGCTGGGGCGAGTGGGCCTGGAACAACCCCGGCTACATGCGCCGGCAGTGGGACGACCTCACCGCCGACATCGCCGCGGGACGGCTCGCCCCGCCGATCAGCGGCGTCTACCCGCTCGCGGAGGCGGCCGCGGCGGTCGGTGAACTCGCGGAGCGCCGCGTGACGGGCAAGGTCGTGATCCACACCCGCGAGTAG
- a CDS encoding NADH:flavin oxidoreductase/NADH oxidase, with protein sequence MSPSVDPERLTVADLFSPFTLKGVTLRNRIGMSPMTQHACEDRSGKMNDYHVMYLGARAAGGFGLIFPEQVAIVPEGRTTVDCAGIWDDDQVEGHARVTAIIKRQSGVAGIQLGHTGRKGSEVAAHDRIGEYGPGAQFPPDHDRGWQCVGPSNVPYGGDHPFDVHALSRDEIQSLHRSYADAARRAADAGYEWLEMHFAHGYLGAEFFSPLANRRDDEYGGSLENRARFLLEALDAVREVWPERLPLTMRLGSDDFHSQGVQFEESLQAVAWMAEHGLDAADMSLGFNTDDMERKPPMNDPGFMLERSAQVRREVGIPTVCSWNLGVPQNANRAIEAGLTDVVLLGRPALSNPHWPLWAARELGHEAPFSMLPDDWRHWLENFRGHAASIGLPPAGAWAPTPEDEIAMLRSA encoded by the coding sequence GTGAGTCCCTCCGTCGATCCCGAAAGGCTCACCGTGGCCGACCTCTTCAGCCCGTTCACCCTCAAGGGCGTGACGCTGCGCAACCGCATCGGGATGTCCCCGATGACGCAGCACGCCTGCGAGGACCGCAGCGGGAAGATGAACGACTATCACGTGATGTACCTCGGAGCCCGGGCTGCCGGGGGCTTCGGGCTGATCTTCCCGGAGCAGGTCGCGATCGTGCCGGAGGGGCGCACGACCGTCGACTGCGCGGGCATCTGGGACGACGACCAGGTCGAGGGCCACGCCCGGGTCACCGCGATCATCAAGCGGCAGAGCGGGGTCGCGGGGATCCAGCTGGGCCACACCGGCCGCAAGGGCAGCGAGGTCGCGGCGCACGACCGGATCGGCGAGTACGGGCCGGGCGCCCAGTTCCCGCCGGACCACGACCGGGGCTGGCAGTGCGTCGGCCCGTCGAACGTCCCCTACGGCGGCGACCATCCCTTCGACGTGCACGCGCTGTCCCGCGACGAGATCCAGAGTCTCCACCGCTCCTACGCCGACGCCGCCCGCCGCGCGGCCGACGCCGGCTACGAGTGGCTCGAGATGCACTTCGCCCACGGCTACCTCGGCGCCGAGTTCTTCTCGCCGCTGGCCAACCGGCGCGACGACGAGTACGGCGGCTCGCTGGAGAACCGGGCACGGTTCCTGCTCGAGGCCCTCGACGCCGTCCGCGAGGTGTGGCCCGAGCGGCTCCCGCTGACGATGCGGCTCGGCTCGGACGACTTCCACTCGCAGGGGGTGCAGTTCGAGGAGTCCCTGCAGGCCGTCGCATGGATGGCCGAGCACGGGCTGGACGCCGCGGACATGAGCCTCGGGTTCAACACCGACGACATGGAACGCAAGCCCCCGATGAACGACCCGGGCTTCATGCTCGAGCGCTCGGCGCAGGTCAGGCGCGAGGTCGGCATCCCGACCGTCTGCTCCTGGAACCTCGGCGTGCCGCAGAACGCGAACCGGGCGATCGAGGCCGGCCTGACCGACGTCGTCCTGCTCGGGCGCCCGGCGCTGTCCAACCCGCACTGGCCGCTGTGGGCGGCGCGCGAGCTCGGGCACGAGGCGCCGTTCTCGATGCTCCCCGACGACTGGCGGCACTGGCTGGAGAACTTCCGCGGCCACGCCGCCTCGATCGGGCTGCCGCCGGCGGGTGCCTGGGCCCCGACCCCGGAGGACGAGATCGCGATGCTGCGTTCGGCCTGA
- a CDS encoding methyltransferase domain-containing protein, whose protein sequence is MEDDRSVRRTTFDEDALLYDRARPTYPEDLFDAIDRRLPADRPRTLEIGCGTGQATVSLAQRGHRVLAVELGAALAEVARRNLARFPQVEVVTADVERWELEEADFDLVVCATAFHWLDPATRFARVARLLRHGGLLALVQTIHVAGSSAAFFTEVQQCYARWDPATPPDLRIPALGDLPPASAYGLEDAEEFDAAETRRFGVDLSYDAARYLDLLATFSNHRSLPTAQREGLFACLRRRIAREPGGTVVRSVAFELSTAFRRPG, encoded by the coding sequence GTGGAGGACGACCGCTCGGTCCGCCGCACGACCTTCGACGAGGACGCACTGCTCTACGACCGCGCCCGGCCCACCTATCCAGAGGACCTGTTCGACGCGATCGACCGTCGGCTCCCCGCGGACCGGCCCCGGACCCTCGAGATCGGCTGCGGCACCGGTCAGGCCACCGTGTCCCTCGCGCAGCGCGGTCACCGCGTCCTCGCGGTCGAGCTCGGTGCAGCGCTGGCGGAGGTCGCGCGTCGGAACCTGGCGCGCTTCCCTCAGGTGGAGGTGGTGACCGCCGACGTCGAGCGATGGGAGCTCGAGGAGGCCGACTTCGACCTCGTCGTCTGCGCCACGGCGTTCCACTGGCTCGACCCCGCCACGCGGTTCGCCCGCGTCGCGCGCCTCCTCCGCCACGGCGGTCTGCTCGCTCTCGTCCAGACCATCCACGTCGCGGGCTCTTCCGCTGCGTTCTTCACCGAGGTCCAGCAGTGCTACGCCCGATGGGACCCGGCGACCCCTCCCGACCTCCGAATCCCTGCGCTCGGTGACCTGCCTCCCGCGAGCGCCTACGGGCTCGAGGACGCCGAGGAATTCGACGCCGCGGAAACTCGGAGGTTCGGTGTCGACCTGAGCTACGACGCGGCTCGCTACCTGGACCTGCTCGCCACGTTCTCGAACCACCGGAGCCTGCCGACGGCCCAGCGCGAGGGACTCTTCGCCTGCCTCCGACGACGTATCGCCCGGGAACCCGGTGGAACCGTCGTCCGGTCGGTCGCGTTCGAGCTCAGCACCGCGTTCCGGCGTCCGGGGTGA
- a CDS encoding DUF222 domain-containing protein has product MAIDAAWDPSVGPEPESPWEPEDLDEPTWRPLSDVEFEALFPWAPEPEPPFFEPEDPQDHAPWVGVPTADGPGVDRSCAQEPCADESRADEPGWAVPGVTDTGSAADREGGLSASSQAVLDEVDAATTAHRLAGARLYRAVTALRASDVLAETRYQRLSRLLEDHVRLDPKTVAILDRHAGALHPHVTPTGATTPAQLPATAAAVDDGVIDGHHVEIVAKTMDRLRKVDDLDETVLAVAEEQLAGLAATHSPRALASAAKTVADRLDPDGARPKDDDPAGNELHLTTRRNGSLHAKLVLREAAAAALFADAIRSATPAPASAVTADPETGLPPVSDDPDGGRRVGVDPRVEARDSKPNRQASGLLDLISASHRAGLDHSEDEQHPGSPTASMPLPDLDDHGDTTAWPTEPTPDADTGDKSSDADAATRRATEDGHAAGGSDATATRGEDDRGDGPGSEDDERHHDGPANPRPPDASDRNEDTDPDKGNDTDDGAERNAATVPPGEDADTDTDEPPLRSDGPPDDEPEDESPLPSDGSPDDEPEDEPPPHKPWSPPDFDAMSLPGRERVTLTVTLDYKTLRQQLTDAHQTLALLGDSTWIRPETARRLACDAEIIPVVLGSKGEVLDIGRKSRAVPAGIARAVIHRDRHCAFPGCRRRTRTTQLHHITHWAHGGDTALDNLVCLCRYHHDLVHHAGWDVAMIDHQPWFTPPAWLDPTRTPRHNRPWQITPDAGTRC; this is encoded by the coding sequence ATGGCGATCGACGCGGCGTGGGACCCCAGCGTGGGGCCTGAGCCTGAATCGCCGTGGGAACCCGAGGACCTCGACGAGCCCACCTGGCGCCCGCTCTCCGACGTCGAGTTCGAGGCGCTCTTCCCGTGGGCGCCTGAACCCGAGCCACCGTTCTTCGAGCCCGAGGACCCGCAGGACCACGCGCCGTGGGTTGGTGTGCCCACGGCCGACGGTCCGGGTGTGGATCGGTCCTGTGCGCAGGAGCCCTGTGCCGACGAGTCCCGAGCTGACGAGCCGGGCTGGGCGGTGCCCGGGGTCACCGACACAGGCTCTGCTGCCGACCGCGAGGGCGGGTTGTCGGCGTCGTCGCAGGCCGTGTTGGACGAGGTCGATGCCGCCACCACCGCGCACCGGCTGGCCGGGGCCCGGTTGTATCGGGCGGTGACGGCGCTGCGGGCCAGTGACGTGCTGGCTGAGACCCGGTATCAGCGGCTGTCGCGGTTGTTGGAGGACCACGTCCGGCTCGACCCCAAGACCGTCGCGATACTCGACCGGCACGCCGGAGCCCTGCACCCGCACGTCACCCCGACCGGGGCGACCACCCCCGCCCAGTTGCCCGCCACCGCCGCGGCGGTGGATGACGGGGTGATCGACGGGCACCACGTCGAGATCGTCGCCAAGACCATGGACCGGCTCCGGAAGGTCGACGACCTCGACGAGACGGTGCTCGCGGTGGCCGAGGAGCAGCTCGCGGGGTTGGCCGCGACGCATTCGCCGCGGGCGTTGGCGTCGGCGGCGAAGACGGTCGCCGACCGCCTCGACCCCGATGGTGCCCGCCCGAAGGACGACGACCCGGCCGGCAACGAGCTGCACCTGACCACCCGCCGCAACGGCTCCCTGCACGCCAAGCTGGTGCTGCGCGAGGCGGCCGCAGCGGCGTTGTTCGCCGACGCCATCCGGTCTGCGACACCTGCTCCGGCGTCGGCGGTGACCGCCGACCCCGAGACCGGGTTGCCGCCGGTCTCCGATGATCCAGACGGCGGTCGTCGGGTGGGGGTCGATCCGCGGGTCGAGGCCCGGGACTCCAAACCCAACCGGCAGGCCTCCGGGCTGTTGGACCTGATCTCCGCGAGCCACCGGGCCGGGCTCGACCACTCCGAGGACGAGCAGCACCCCGGCAGCCCCACCGCCTCCATGCCGCTCCCGGACCTCGACGACCACGGCGACACCACCGCCTGGCCCACCGAACCCACACCCGACGCCGACACCGGTGACAAGTCCTCCGACGCCGACGCGGCTACCCGCCGTGCGACCGAGGACGGGCACGCGGCCGGCGGCTCCGACGCCACCGCCACCCGCGGCGAGGACGACCGCGGTGACGGCCCGGGGTCCGAGGACGACGAACGCCATCACGATGGTCCGGCGAACCCGCGGCCGCCCGACGCCAGCGACCGGAACGAAGACACCGATCCCGACAAGGGCAACGACACCGACGACGGCGCCGAGCGCAACGCGGCGACCGTGCCGCCGGGCGAGGACGCCGACACCGACACCGACGAGCCACCGCTGCGCAGCGACGGGCCACCCGACGACGAGCCCGAGGACGAGTCACCGCTGCCCAGCGACGGATCACCCGACGATGAGCCCGAGGACGAACCGCCGCCGCACAAGCCGTGGAGCCCACCGGACTTCGATGCGATGTCGCTACCGGGACGGGAGCGGGTCACCCTGACCGTCACCCTGGACTACAAGACCCTGCGCCAACAGCTCACCGACGCCCACCAGACGCTCGCGCTGCTCGGGGACTCCACCTGGATCCGCCCCGAGACCGCCCGCCGCCTGGCCTGCGACGCCGAGATCATCCCCGTCGTGCTCGGCTCGAAGGGCGAAGTCCTCGACATCGGCCGCAAATCCCGCGCCGTCCCCGCCGGGATCGCCCGCGCCGTGATCCACCGCGACCGCCACTGCGCCTTCCCCGGCTGCCGCCGCAGAACCCGCACCACCCAGCTCCACCACATCACCCACTGGGCCCACGGCGGCGACACCGCCCTGGACAACCTCGTCTGCCTCTGCCGGTATCACCACGACCTCGTCCACCACGCCGGATGGGACGTCGCGATGATCGACCACCAGCCCTGGTTCACCCCACCGGCCTGGCTCGACCCCACCCGAACACCGAGACACAACCGGCCCTGGCAGATCACCCCGGACGCCGGAACGCGGTGCTGA
- a CDS encoding glycosyl hydrolase family 28-related protein — translation MLTPGIGRLPNSRHLPRRGRGRRARRPPPPRRLGRRLGAIEPHRARGSRPAGDTGPINTSGTADRLLGRRRFLASLLPGLGLGVGLTALTAADAPRPVVGTNTVDVRAFGARGDGTTRDTAAIQAAVDTAGRSGGTVVLPAGRFLSGTIELRSHVTLHLSPGAVLLGSPDIADYPAHDLGVRDLDIGGRQVWALLHAQGAEQVTIEGTGTIEGNGHAFPKVPTPDPEVATGPRPRMIFLRGCRSVVLRNVTLREAGMWTVHLAQTTGVHVENLTVTSSQHVHQDGIVLDSCAGAVVRGCRVDTLDDAVVLKSSYPQPCEDVLVTGCTLSSRCAGLKLGTQSLGGFRAIRLERCVFRDCRLGGLKLQTVDGGDLEDVVASDLVMHDVAAPLSIRRGHRGFDYGRTDVVRPRPVGALRDVHVRDVRAVVSRSAGPPAGDVMSIAGLPGFPVEGVTLERLDIRTPGGGTPSDARRSGIPELATAYPEHTMFGVLPAHGLWVRHARGLSVRDLRITTAGPDARPAVVTDDVEGLDLR, via the coding sequence GTGCTCACCCCCGGGATCGGCCGCCTGCCAAACAGCCGGCACCTCCCTCGGCGAGGTCGCGGACGCCGCGCTCGACGGCCACCACCTCCTCGACGCCTCGGCCGTCGGCTGGGCGCCATCGAGCCGCACCGCGCGCGGGGTTCACGCCCGGCCGGTGACACTGGGCCCATCAACACCTCCGGCACGGCGGACCGGCTCCTCGGACGCCGTCGGTTCCTCGCGTCGCTCCTGCCCGGACTCGGGCTCGGCGTCGGGCTCACCGCCCTGACCGCGGCGGACGCGCCCCGACCCGTCGTCGGGACGAACACGGTCGACGTCCGCGCCTTCGGCGCCCGGGGCGACGGGACCACCCGCGACACCGCGGCGATCCAGGCCGCAGTCGACACGGCGGGGAGAAGCGGCGGCACCGTCGTCCTCCCCGCCGGGAGGTTCCTCTCCGGGACGATCGAGCTCCGGTCGCACGTCACGCTGCACCTCTCCCCCGGCGCCGTGCTGCTCGGTAGCCCGGACATCGCCGACTACCCGGCGCACGACCTCGGCGTCCGCGACCTCGACATCGGCGGACGACAGGTCTGGGCCCTGCTCCACGCGCAGGGCGCCGAGCAGGTCACCATCGAGGGCACCGGCACGATCGAGGGCAACGGCCACGCCTTCCCGAAGGTCCCGACGCCCGATCCCGAGGTCGCCACCGGTCCACGTCCTCGGATGATCTTCCTCCGGGGCTGCCGGTCGGTCGTCCTGCGGAACGTCACGTTGCGCGAGGCCGGCATGTGGACCGTCCACCTCGCCCAGACCACCGGCGTGCACGTCGAGAACCTCACGGTCACCTCCTCGCAGCACGTGCACCAGGACGGGATCGTCCTCGACAGCTGCGCCGGCGCGGTGGTCCGCGGGTGCCGCGTGGACACCCTGGACGACGCCGTCGTCCTCAAGAGCTCCTATCCCCAGCCGTGCGAGGACGTCCTCGTCACCGGCTGCACCCTCAGCTCGCGCTGCGCCGGACTGAAGCTCGGCACCCAGTCCCTCGGCGGGTTCCGCGCGATCCGGCTCGAGCGGTGCGTGTTCCGCGACTGCCGCCTGGGCGGGCTGAAGCTGCAGACGGTCGACGGCGGCGACCTCGAGGACGTCGTCGCCTCCGACCTCGTCATGCACGACGTCGCCGCGCCGCTGAGCATCCGCCGTGGCCACCGCGGCTTCGACTACGGGCGCACCGACGTCGTCCGACCGCGTCCCGTGGGAGCCCTGCGCGACGTGCACGTCCGCGACGTCCGCGCCGTCGTCAGCCGCTCCGCGGGGCCGCCTGCGGGCGACGTCATGAGCATCGCGGGCCTCCCCGGCTTCCCGGTCGAGGGCGTCACGCTCGAACGCCTCGACATCCGGACGCCGGGTGGCGGCACGCCCTCCGACGCGCGCCGCTCCGGCATCCCGGAGCTCGCGACGGCCTACCCGGAACACACGATGTTCGGCGTGCTCCCCGCCCACGGCCTCTGGGTGCGGCACGCGCGCGGCCTCAGCGTCCGCGACCTCCGGATCACGACCGCCGGACCGGACGCCCGCCCTGCCGTCGTGACCGACGACGTGGAGGGCCTCGACCTCCGCTGA